A genomic segment from Pistricoccus aurantiacus encodes:
- the argS gene encoding arginine--tRNA ligase, whose product MKATLISLLEQALTTLKQQDLLPQDLTPTIKIDATKDKTHGDYATNLALMLAKPAGKKPRELAEALVAALPASSAVTDVEIAGPGFINFFASVDATARIVDEVLSQGETFGRSMIGQGRKVQVEFVSANPTGPLHVGHGRGAAIGDSLCRLLEATGFDVTREFYYNDAGAQIVNLARSVQARAKGLAPEDPSWPEDGYRGGYILDVANSYLAGERVDADDRHVTGKGDPEDLEAIRDFAVAYLRREQDLDLKAFGVEFDVYFLESSLYTQGKVEATVKRLVEGGHTYEQGGALWLKTTDFGDDKDRVMRKQDGGYTYFLPDVAYHLDKWQRGFKQVINEQGADHHSTVTRVRAGLQALEVGIPQGFPDYVLHQMVLVTRSGVEVKLSKRAGSYVTLRDLIDEVGRDATRYFLVARRADSQLTFDIDLARSQTNDNPVYYIQYAHARICSVQRKAEREGLYFSLDLALDNLSLLEADAEKALMNRLARFPEVVEHAARSREPQQIAQYLQDLAADFHTCYNAVKVMVEDEALRNARLALALATRQVLANGLALLGVSAPEEM is encoded by the coding sequence ATGAAAGCTACGCTTATCTCATTGCTTGAGCAGGCGTTGACGACGCTCAAGCAACAGGACCTGTTGCCTCAGGATCTCACCCCCACCATCAAGATCGACGCCACCAAGGACAAGACTCACGGTGATTACGCCACCAACCTTGCCCTGATGCTGGCCAAGCCCGCGGGCAAGAAGCCTCGAGAGCTGGCGGAAGCCCTGGTCGCCGCCTTGCCCGCGTCCTCAGCCGTGACGGATGTGGAAATTGCCGGCCCCGGCTTCATCAATTTCTTTGCCAGCGTCGACGCTACCGCCCGGATAGTCGATGAAGTTCTGAGCCAGGGAGAAACCTTCGGCCGCAGCATGATCGGCCAGGGTCGCAAGGTACAGGTGGAGTTCGTCTCCGCCAACCCTACCGGCCCGCTGCACGTGGGCCACGGGCGAGGCGCCGCCATCGGCGACAGCCTGTGTCGCCTGCTGGAAGCCACCGGCTTCGACGTGACCCGGGAGTTCTACTACAACGACGCCGGGGCGCAGATCGTCAACCTGGCGCGCTCCGTTCAGGCTCGGGCCAAGGGTCTGGCCCCGGAGGATCCGAGCTGGCCGGAAGACGGCTACCGCGGCGGTTATATTCTCGACGTCGCCAACAGCTATCTCGCCGGTGAGCGGGTAGACGCGGACGACCGGCACGTGACCGGCAAGGGCGACCCGGAGGATCTCGAGGCGATTCGCGATTTCGCCGTGGCCTATCTGCGCCGGGAACAGGATCTCGATCTCAAGGCCTTCGGGGTGGAATTCGACGTCTACTTCCTGGAATCCTCTCTTTATACCCAGGGCAAGGTCGAGGCCACGGTGAAGCGGCTGGTCGAGGGCGGCCATACCTACGAGCAGGGCGGTGCCCTGTGGCTCAAAACCACGGATTTCGGCGACGACAAGGATCGGGTGATGCGCAAGCAGGACGGCGGCTACACCTACTTTCTTCCGGACGTCGCCTATCATCTGGACAAGTGGCAGCGCGGCTTCAAGCAGGTGATCAACGAACAGGGGGCGGATCATCACTCCACGGTGACCCGGGTGCGGGCAGGACTGCAGGCGCTGGAAGTCGGCATTCCCCAGGGCTTTCCGGACTACGTGCTGCACCAGATGGTGCTGGTCACCCGCTCCGGGGTGGAGGTCAAGCTTTCCAAGCGTGCCGGCAGCTACGTGACCCTGCGCGACCTGATCGACGAGGTGGGCCGGGATGCCACCCGCTACTTCCTCGTCGCTCGGCGGGCGGATTCCCAGTTGACCTTCGACATCGACCTGGCCCGCTCCCAGACCAACGATAACCCGGTCTATTACATTCAGTACGCCCACGCGCGGATCTGCAGCGTGCAGCGCAAGGCGGAGCGAGAGGGGTTGTATTTTTCCCTTGACCTGGCCCTGGATAATCTATCGCTGTTGGAAGCAGACGCGGAAAAGGCGCTGATGAATCGCCTGGCGCGCTTCCCCGAAGTAGTGGAGCACGCGGCCAGAAGCCGCGAACCCCAGCAGATCGCCCAGTATCTGCAGGATCTGGCGGCGGATTTTCATACCTGCTACAACGCGGTCAAGGTCATGGTGGAAGACGAAGCCCTGCGCAACGCCCGGCTGGCCCTGGCCTTGGCGACGCGCCAGGTACTGGCCAATGGCCTCGCGTTGCTCGGCGTCAGCGCCCCGGAGGAGATGTAA
- a CDS encoding SPOR domain-containing protein: MAERQTKPKSKRSAPKSGATTRKTPSKPRAGLPGWLWGLAGLVAGFFLAQYVQESAPPMPATVLSKPDAANQDREQAKGEDDADSAMPTFEFYTLLPESEVVAPQQSKVTAPKPPPQAPANGDKPQEAATIDPIAAQLARQEAAKANRAASATKADGYRYMLQAASFRSTDDAARMASRLKDFGLLARITQVKGGDGNTWHRVQVGPYTDTAELNRAQDLMVAQGIEPLMIRLQR, translated from the coding sequence ATGGCGGAGCGTCAGACCAAGCCTAAAAGCAAGCGTTCTGCGCCAAAGAGTGGCGCCACGACACGCAAGACTCCATCCAAGCCCCGGGCCGGCCTGCCGGGCTGGTTATGGGGCCTGGCTGGACTGGTAGCAGGATTTTTTCTTGCCCAGTACGTGCAGGAGTCCGCCCCGCCGATGCCCGCCACGGTGCTGTCCAAGCCCGATGCGGCCAATCAGGATAGAGAGCAGGCGAAGGGCGAAGACGACGCCGACTCGGCAATGCCGACCTTCGAGTTTTACACCCTGCTTCCGGAGTCGGAAGTGGTAGCGCCGCAGCAGTCGAAGGTTACCGCCCCCAAGCCACCGCCCCAGGCGCCGGCGAACGGCGACAAGCCACAAGAAGCCGCTACCATCGATCCTATCGCCGCTCAGCTGGCGCGTCAGGAAGCCGCCAAGGCAAACCGCGCGGCAAGCGCCACCAAGGCTGACGGCTACCGCTATATGCTCCAGGCCGCCTCCTTCCGCAGTACCGATGACGCGGCGCGCATGGCCAGCCGACTCAAGGACTTCGGCCTGCTGGCGCGTATCACCCAGGTCAAGGGTGGCGACGGCAACACCTGGCATCGGGTGCAGGTAGGGCCCTACACGGATACCGCGGAGCTCAATCGCGCCCAGGATCTGATGGTGGCGCAGGGGATAGAACCGCTGATGATTCGCCTGCAGCGGTAA
- a CDS encoding GNAT family N-acetyltransferase, which translates to MLETLEIRRLLPGSPHLTLVAKWQYEQWGNLSPKTSQEAWQEELLRECSFDGIPAVLLALVKGYPVATASLVEADMETRRELSPWLASVYVLPEWRGQGVASRLVRKVECEAQSMGITRLYLFTPDQQALYHRLGWKDKETLDYQGVSVSILTREFASRRGQSVSDTKYI; encoded by the coding sequence ATGCTTGAAACCCTGGAAATACGGCGTCTTTTGCCGGGTTCGCCGCATCTAACGTTGGTTGCCAAGTGGCAATACGAGCAATGGGGTAATCTGTCTCCGAAAACGTCTCAAGAGGCCTGGCAAGAAGAACTGCTTCGGGAATGTAGTTTCGACGGAATCCCAGCCGTGCTTCTTGCGCTTGTTAAGGGGTATCCCGTTGCCACTGCGAGTCTGGTTGAAGCGGACATGGAGACACGTCGCGAACTTAGCCCGTGGCTGGCCTCGGTATACGTGCTACCCGAATGGCGCGGGCAAGGTGTTGCTTCACGTCTGGTCAGAAAAGTTGAATGCGAAGCCCAGAGCATGGGGATAACAAGGCTTTACTTGTTCACCCCGGATCAACAAGCGCTCTATCATCGATTGGGCTGGAAAGATAAAGAAACGCTGGACTACCAAGGCGTGAGCGTGTCTATCCTTACGCGGGAGTTTGCTTCCCGTCGTGGGCAAAGTGTTAGCGATACAAAGTATATATAA
- a CDS encoding aldehyde dehydrogenase, with the protein MNAQPQTRADWQTLAQSQAFETRAYINDDFVASQSGETFETINPATGVRLANIASCDQADAELAVNHARRAFEGGEWSRLAPIERKRTLLCLADLMEANKHELALLDTLDMGKPVSSSLGDMAGAIGCLRHHAETIDKLYGEVAPTGEDALGLVLREPIGVVASIVPWNFPLMMTAWKIAPALAAGNSVILKPSEKSPLSALRLASLVKEAGLPSGVFQVLPGFGHTVGKALALSMDVDCLSFTGSTQVGKQLMQYAGQSNLKKVYLECGGKSPNIVFADCKNLDAVARNAAAAIFRNQGEVCIAGSRLLVENSIREDFIERVLAAAETMQPGDPLDPESFMGAIVDEAQYRRVLDYIRQGVEEGARLRVGGEAIDAESGGLFIPPTVFDSVTQGMTIGREEIFGPVLAVFGFDTEEEAIRLANDTVYGLAAGLWSQDIDRIMRVSRRLQSGQVYVNNWAGGDQTMPFGGVKQSGNGRDKSYHSLEEYSDLKTVWVSLAT; encoded by the coding sequence ATGAATGCCCAGCCACAGACCCGTGCGGATTGGCAAACGCTGGCGCAGTCCCAAGCCTTCGAGACTCGCGCCTATATCAACGATGACTTCGTGGCCTCGCAGAGCGGCGAGACCTTCGAGACCATCAATCCCGCCACCGGCGTGCGGCTCGCGAATATCGCCAGCTGCGATCAGGCGGACGCGGAACTCGCCGTGAATCACGCCCGGCGTGCCTTCGAAGGCGGCGAATGGTCCCGGCTCGCCCCCATCGAGCGCAAGCGAACCCTGCTGTGCCTGGCGGATTTGATGGAAGCCAACAAGCATGAGCTGGCGCTGCTGGATACCCTGGACATGGGCAAGCCGGTCTCGAGCTCTCTTGGGGACATGGCCGGCGCCATCGGCTGTCTGCGTCATCATGCGGAAACCATCGACAAGCTCTACGGCGAGGTGGCGCCTACCGGCGAGGATGCCTTGGGTCTGGTGCTGCGAGAGCCTATCGGCGTGGTGGCCTCCATCGTGCCCTGGAACTTCCCGCTGATGATGACCGCCTGGAAGATTGCCCCGGCCCTCGCCGCTGGCAACAGCGTGATCCTCAAGCCCTCGGAGAAATCGCCGCTTTCCGCCCTGCGCCTGGCGAGCCTGGTCAAGGAGGCCGGCTTGCCTTCCGGTGTCTTCCAGGTGTTGCCCGGCTTCGGCCACACTGTGGGCAAGGCCCTGGCGCTTTCCATGGACGTGGACTGCCTGTCCTTCACCGGCTCGACCCAGGTGGGCAAGCAGCTGATGCAATACGCCGGTCAGTCGAACCTGAAGAAGGTCTATCTGGAATGCGGCGGCAAGAGCCCGAACATCGTCTTCGCCGACTGCAAGAATCTGGATGCGGTGGCCCGGAACGCCGCCGCGGCGATCTTTCGTAACCAGGGTGAGGTGTGTATCGCCGGCTCCCGGCTGCTGGTGGAAAACAGCATTCGCGAGGATTTCATCGAACGGGTATTGGCCGCCGCCGAAACCATGCAGCCTGGGGATCCGCTGGATCCGGAAAGCTTCATGGGCGCGATTGTTGATGAGGCACAATACCGCCGCGTGCTGGACTATATCCGCCAGGGCGTGGAAGAAGGCGCTCGGCTGCGGGTGGGCGGCGAAGCGATCGACGCCGAGAGCGGCGGCCTGTTTATTCCCCCCACGGTGTTCGATAGCGTGACCCAGGGCATGACCATCGGCCGGGAGGAAATCTTCGGCCCGGTGCTCGCCGTATTCGGCTTCGACACGGAGGAAGAGGCGATCCGCCTGGCCAACGACACCGTCTACGGCCTCGCCGCCGGGCTGTGGAGCCAGGATATCGACCGCATCATGCGCGTCTCACGACGCCTGCAGTCCGGCCAGGTCTACGTCAACAACTGGGCCGGCGGCGACCAGACCATGCCCTTCGGCGGCGTCAAGCAGTCCGGCAACGGCCGGGACAAGTCCTACCATTCCCTAGAGGAGTATTCCGATCTCAAGACGGTGTGGGTATCGCTTGCGACCTGA